Sequence from the Castanea sativa cultivar Marrone di Chiusa Pesio chromosome 12, ASM4071231v1 genome:
ATGACCCGATAAGAAGGGAACTGTTGCTTTTTAGAGACTATTGCATTCTAGTAGGTTCCCAAACCTGCAATGCTAGTAATAATTTTTCTCAAGAGCAAAGAACTTAAGAACACATACATTATTTTCTTAAGAACACATTAAGTATGAGCATCTGATTAGATCCAACTAGAAGTAATATAAtgcaaaaaactaaaataagcAATGGAAAGCACTTAATCCAATGATCTATTTAATTCtagcacaaaaataaaaatgattttttcaaTTCATGTAAGGACTAAAGTTACCTGGATAATATTTAGGTCAGAAGCCAAGCTGTCCAGAATGCCACTGACAAATGCATCTCCAGCACCAGTTGTGTCAACAGGCTTAACTTTAACACCAGCAACCCTGCCCTTAAATTCCTGAACAGAGTTTCAGTTTTCTTATAAACGACCAATAAGACAGAAATAAAAGGAAACCCAATTATCTGAAATTATTGATTACTGCAACTGCAGTCGTTTTTTCCAAGAAGTAACTAAGATCATGCATCTCCACTGCCAGATGATTCTTACATTGTCCACTAACACTTACCTTAGTGAAATATCTGCAACCCTCTGAACCTTCAGTGACAACCAAAAGCTTAAGATTAGGATGAAAGAGCTTATTTAACACGACATTATCATCATCTGGATCATCTCCACCAGTAAGGAATCTAATTTCGTCCTCACTTATCTGCAAATTTATTTAACCCCAGATGAGTTATATGTTACATATGATTGAATTCTGTTGTCATGGTCACATACCATAAATAACGCTATTAAAATTTGCAGCAATGCAGCGTCAAACAACACTCATATATAAATCCTATATCATTAGATATTACACCTTAATAAAATCTGCCTGATCCCAAATGCTCATTATGCCCTTCCGAGCAGCCTCTTCTGATGGCCATAATGGCAATCTCAAGTTTGGATCATAGGAGAGGAAGCAACCAGACTTTTTGGCAATGCCCATCGCAGCAAGATGGGTTGACCTGCATGGTTCGTCAATCAAACTAATTGAACCATAATGGAAGATCCCTGCCTGTATTGAAATATTACTTGGATATGagattttttaaatcaataaaagcATCAGTGGTAGAATCAATAACTCTGGTGATGTGTTCTTAATCATAGAATTTAAAAGGAAATACCTTCTTAATAAGGTTTATATCAAGTTCAGATTCAAGAAGAAGCATATCAGCACTTGGATGACGGAAAAATAAGAATTCACGCTCACCATCAGCTCTGAGCGTAACAAAAGCTAGTGCAGTTCTTGCAGTGGGTTCAAACCGCATGCCTGAATTGTCAACattgttttgtttcaaaatgtTGGCCAACATATACCCAAAATCATCAGCACCTACCTGTCATAGATAATAACTTAGAATCAGTGCTAGACTTGAGCTTAAGTTGAATCAAGGAGCCATTGTCATACATAAAAACTGTACACCACAtacacaaacccaccaccaaaaaatCTTTAGGATTGAAAAAGCACAATTTTGGAGCTACCAAAAGCCATTGGTAAGCCAAGAGCCTTGAAACTTAACTGTTTGGCACCTCCTGGTGTTTCCAAGACATCCAAGGTTAAAATCCCCCCCTCCtccattgtaactattgaattataataaaaaaatttaaaaaaaaaggccatTGATAACATAAGCAGCTAAAATCCATATCCCATTACACATAAGGTCAAATAGTTTTTTAATGCAATCAAGTCTGAAGGAGGTACTGCAGAATCTTAGAGAAGATATTCTCTGAGTCACAATTTTGGAACCACAGAGGATTTCCACACAATGGGGTCAAGACACAAACAGCTAGCCCAAAAAAGTATACATCTCAGGCTACAAAATATTACTGGAAAAGCAATTTAACAAAGCATCTTAGAAGAATAATAGCACATTTACATGATCAGCAATTCTAACAAATTTCATagccaaaacaaaaattttaaatatttagcgCTCTCTTCATGTCAtgttagttattattttttttagggggggaAGGGGGGATCCGAACAAGTGAAGCAGGTCTTTGATATTTTAGTCACATATCTGGCGTCCCTGTTTGCATGTAAATATTTATATCAATTCTTCTCTGTTATACAGATACCAAATAGAAAGAAATGAACAATGAAATGAAACTTATCTAGAAACTGACATGCAATCAGATGAAGGCTAAAATACCTTTCCTATAAAAGCCGCTGAACCACCTAGTCTAGAAATACCAACAGCCACATTAGCAGGAGCACCACCAGGAGCTTTCTTGAAAGCAGGTGCTTCAGCAAGTGAAACTCCACCAACTGTTGGCACAAAGTCGATCAACATCTCCCCAAAGCAAACAACCAGTGATTTTTTATCCTGAGACCCTCcatgtgcatctgaggaaaggTCTTCAGAACCACCTATACAAATCAAATCACTTCAAATTAGTAAGAATCAAGATTAAATGATTTCAAGAATATTCATCAGAAAGCAGGAAATTGAAACATTATGCCTTGAAACAAACATTTCCTACACAAATATGTTGCATAAATTACTATTTCCTGCCTGCATAAACAGTTGGcttaaatcaaaatcaaaattcaatccaaTTGGGAACCATGTCCTGCAATAGtccaagttttttattttttcaaaagcccatatttgttaaaacaaaaattcagattttgtgATCCAATAAtcccaaaacaacatttttggatatttaaaaaaaaaaaaaaaaattatctgcCAAATATGATCATTATAATTCTATTCTGAAGTAAACTTTTTTCGATCAGATTTTATGGTTTTTGCAAATAGCCCGTTCAACTTTTCCCAAATCATTTACCAATTACCAAACGTATGTGCCCCTCACAAAACTTAAGATATaagaaacaaattttacaaaccGAATGCCAATAGAAACAATCATACAAGATTAAATCTTTAACACGAATTAGATAACGAATACCAAATACATGTCTATAAATAAGTAAAGAACTGAAATTTCACGTTAAGAAATATACAAACGCTAGcactgaacaaaaaaaaaaagacacagcATAACCAATCCcataaagaaaaatcagataaaaaaaaagacaaccaGAAACAAAGAAACAATCTTTCACTGAAAAACCAGctcaaatgaccaaaatatgaAATCTCAGAACAGTATAATAAACAAGAGAGAGATCAAATTCTGATGGAAAGTAAAGATTCAATCAAGAATTATCCAAAAGATCATGATCAATATTCAAATTCTGAGAACCTGAAGTGGGGTTCTTAGCCATTTGAGTTCTGATGGAAGTGTGAGATTGAACAGAGCTTTACTGCAACGATAATTGcggagaaatagagagagagagagaaggcttGGTGTGAGAGTGTTATAAgatggtttcttttcttttcttttttgctgaatgTTATGAGATGGTTGTAAATTTGTAGTAATCTTCCAAAAGAGGATCTTTGAACTTTTTGAGCCAactaaagcaaagagaaatcaATGAGAGCACCAATGACAAATTGACAATATATATGAAATGAGAGTTATGGAAATTatgtgattattattatttggagggaattattattatatttttattactagtTCACAACCAAGCAAGAAAATAGAATAAATTACtaactttaaataataaaaaagtgagacACTAAATGTTTCATTAGACGTTAAATCTGTACTAATTACTAATTTTAGTTTGGATGGAAAGTGTTTCACCTAATCGTTGAATTTATACTGATTTATAAAGTTTCCCAAAATAAGGTCGggactttttctttaaaaaaaaaatcataaggtGATGAAATAAATTAAGAGAAAAGATGGAAAATAAGAAGGCAATATTTTTTCTAGAAACTAGAAAAGCAATGTTGCTTCTAGgcaataaattgtttttttttttttttttttttgtttattgtatttttttattttgtgcaaGCAACATAAAACCAAAAGCAAGAGAGTAAAAAGTATAGGTTCTACCATATAATTATATACTAAGGTGACCAATTATATCCAAtgtcacattaatttgtaaatttgttataataaaattaataatatttgtctaaaataactctaaaaataccaaaattttcataacagTTAACTTAATTTATTGTGATTTAtacataattaataaaaataatgttaacatTGGTTTAAGATAATGTGATGCTGTAACTTGTAACAAGAACCGATTTagtaaattatgaaaaaataaaaattttgtaatttttttttatttctctttagaTTGCTTGCTTCCCAATTTTACATTAGAAAGTCTTTGATACGTTATCACTTGACTTTTATTGttcctttaaaattttggttttgcttatttgaaatttgttttccCTTCCACCTTTAATCTTTTatgaatttaaaacttaaaacttatcctataatttcttatatattaggATTTTAAAGACAATATTGGTCATagctttctttaaaaaaaaaaaaaacaagattggTCATAGTTAATTTTTACCGAAATCACACCTGAACATCACCAAAAAAGCGTGAACAACGTCGTATCTGACAAGTGACAAAGGTTGAAAACATTGCTTTTACCTAAAGTGACACGgcaaagtaatatatatattcttttggaCCACAATCACAAGCACATCTACTAATAATATAATGACTCAGGTGATTATTGCACACTCCTTTGATGACTTAGCATTGTGTATTTATATGGGATTCAGTTAaactcaattaataaaatttttgtctttaaataaaatacttaaaattcaaaatcgttgcttatattaaaaaattaattagtattttgatctaataataaatagtaattATTAAGAGCTGTCTCTATATATTTAAActattttgagaaacaaaaaaaaaaaccttgtgcATTTATAAGAGTAGTTTATGTATGAGATATAGTACATAGTACAtacttaatttaataaaaaaaaaaatacataaacatgttGCTTATGTAAAAAGTTGAGGAAGTCAAAGAATTCATATATAGGTTAGTGGTTAGCTGATTCTCAAAAAAGGTTAGTGGTTAGCCACCTAGGCTGTAGCTGTCCAAATTATTTTGTGTTAAGAATTAGCTGTATATGACGCATTAATCTTATTGTAATAAGTTAATTTGCGATTGgatcactttttatttattttttgggttgaaaacttattttctttacttgcttaaaatgataaaagaacAGTTGCACAGAAAAACATtagacttttttcttttttgaggaaaaaaaaacatgagaCTTCATAAAACTATACATGAATAACTAAGCtatattatttatcaaaaaaaaaaaaaaactaagctaCAAAATTGTACAGTTCTACTTTAATTATTAGCACAGGCCTAATCCTAGTCCAACAAAACCACGTATACATGAATTAggatcccccccccccccccttttttggTAGGGTTTAATATAAAGTAAAATGAGTGTAACTTCCTCCGTTgttatgtgtgtttgtgtgtgtatatatatatatatataaaactaattcCAACTAGAACACATCTACTTTTGAGAATTTCAATCCATAACAAACTCTACTATTAGAAGCCTCCTAATTTTACACATCAtctaattatttgttatttttatgcatattttcttttcttttttatttattaatttatgctTATTTTTAGATGGTATccaattctttttcttcctctactCTTTTTAGTCTCTTAAATATGATTGTCTCTCTTCAAGTTGGAAGCCTCCACCTCtatcactctctttctctaagCATTTATATGGCATCATCCCATATAAAACCACGAAAAGTTATATACTTATCGTTTGTCCAACGGTTAAGTCACAACCCCAGTGGAGTATTAGATCAAAAGATCACAAATTTCTAAATTcatatgacaatttttttactttttatggaTGTTTATGTCTGTAAGGACAAGTTTTGGATCTAAAgcccaaaattgaaaaagactagagcccaaaacaataaatttgtagagagtgaccAAAAAACTGAACTCCAAAGAGTTGGACAATAATCACAGTAGGCCAAATGATAATTGAAAGCATGGATAAACAGTTTTATGCAAAGAAATTCTCGGCAAAGTTCTAGGATGGtggttcttatatatatttttcttagaCTTAAACACAGTTACAGTTCTTGATTGTACAGTGATTTTTCCACAGATTATTTGATGATCCCATTGTAATGGGGATTTCCTCTTTTATATTCCCCTTCCTCACTTCATCTCAGCCCTCCACGTGCAAATCAGATTGCTAgctttgatacttgtcccatcagcaccatCCTGAAACTTTCATGGGTAGTTTGTAAGGCTGGAGgttactgttcaggtatcacctccacattaatgcggccagagagttagctgtaGAACATTCAATGAGGTAGCAACAACTTtcttcttagatatttctcatatTTCCTTTGTCTTTTCCCCATCTGATACTTATCCTTACTAACATGATCGTTTGGTGCCTTGTTCTTGACGAGATATCAGAGTTTTTGACCTCTACCCCACTTAGCCGAGGAGGTGTTTCTCCTAAAACTACACTCCCAACTACTTATGACTAAACTTCTTCCACGGACTATTGACTTGTATGCCCTCGTTAGTATTTACTTGTCCTTGGATGACTTGATATCCTCAGACATGACCCAATATCCATTTTTGGGTCTTTTATCCTTACAATGtcgatctttttttttttttatatcagtTATGTCCATCCATTAAACCTACGAGTAAGACTACTACTCTAAACCTACTGAATTTAAAAGGTAATGTAAAATATCAGTCTCACACCTAAACAGTGGTCTAAAGCCATCGATAGATTcacactttttttaataatattttatattattatttttaatgttgttttgtCAAATATTAAACTATTCAGTATTCAACTATTTGGGATAATTTTATAACTGGAatctttgactttttgttgacctcTTCAGAGCTTGCcacattattatcattttataatttttttacaaaattgtattttctaatttttttagtcttatcttcttctcctataatttctaagttgataaaaattttaatttgattacaattccAATTCTTCTACTACAATTTATTTGTTCATATcctatcaaaaatttttttttttggataaataataaaacaaaagcaGCCACCGCCCACCATTATggtctttttattattatttaaaatatgcatcCTACTTGATTGATACCTATAAAATACCTATGGGaaactatttaaattatataaaataatttttctattaacttttaattaatagttttttcatATAGGActctctatttgtttttttttaaaaaatatatgtgattttaaatttaactatcccgtgcatcgcacgagTTAACAACTAATTTAGAGTAATGTTAaggatataatatttttcacaatctAACTTATCTATAACATGTTAAGTTGGCAACTTCTAATTTGACCTACCactaacataatttttattttgtatcaatCACAACGAGTTCTGTTAGTGgctgttaaaaaaatattgtgtcctAAGACTTATTACATAATTTAAGATGCAATCCCTTTTTAGTTAGGACTATCCTTATATACACAAAAACCAACCCACACACTATACCCCAGCCGACTTGTCAAGCTTTGGCCAATTTTCAACGATTGTGGGGGTGGTTGGCGATATGTAAAATGCATTGAAACCCAACTCTAACGAGTCAAGTGTTGGGTTTCCCATATGGGAATCTGAACAATCGCAATGCGTTTGAGCCATATTTTAAAGAATCACCTATTTTCGGGAGTTTTCTATATCTCCGCCCATACTTGGCAGAGATCTTGAAATTTCCACATCCACGTCACCGttccttccttccttttttatttatttatttattttttataaattgagaTAGTTACGGTATACTACTAATCACACAACTTGAACTCTTTCCCCCTTAAATTTTTAAGTACTTTATGCATGGGGAAATATTAATTAAAGTTACAAGActcttcaaataaaaaaatcagtaCTCTTAGTTATGGCGACTATCAATAAATGCTAATTATGAAACATTTTTTATGAGATAATATCTTATCATATGAAATCAGAAAAAGAATCTCttcaatctttttattttttgatagcaCCTTATCGATCGGAACCTACTAAAATGTTTGCATCTTCACTACACGTATACGAATTTAGGGCCAAGAAACAAAAAGTTGATATGGACATGGAGAATAAAAGCAAAACCTAAATATGCAGCTTGATTATGTCGAAGCATAAGGATCTTTTTTTAAGTTGTCAATATTGGCTTTTATTAGATCCGTGCACTATTTGAATTTGATAAGCTTTTTTGTACGCTTGAAAAGACTCAATAGAATTGGCCCAAACTAGGAGGAATTTTTGACTGGAATATTTCAACTATGTGAATGTCAATAATTAATGtctgaaatttagaatttgcaGGGCATgcataaagttaaaaaaaacacatgtacAAACCGGACTCAATATTCCATCAATGGTACACTGGTTTTTATTCTTCTTGCGGGTAGTGTTAACAGGTGTTCAAACAGATACTCAAGGTTTTCGTTAAGAAATAACTTTATATCAATaaagttaattttttgtaagatttttactaattttatagGGTACTGCGCCAATATAGCCAACTTTTTTCACTTGTTATTTCGGTactattttttgtcattttatcaatttatactAAATAGACCCCACAATAAATCGTCATTAACGGTGCCcgttaacatttttcataatgttaacatttcattttgttttttatttatggctccactaattttatattcttttgtaaATAATGCTCAGCAGATCtagtataataattttttttttacagagtTATCACCTAC
This genomic interval carries:
- the LOC142618479 gene encoding putative fructokinase-7 yields the protein MAKNPTSGGSEDLSSDAHGGSQDKKSLVVCFGEMLIDFVPTVGGVSLAEAPAFKKAPGGAPANVAVGISRLGGSAAFIGKVGADDFGYMLANILKQNNVDNSGMRFEPTARTALAFVTLRADGEREFLFFRHPSADMLLLESELDINLIKKAGIFHYGSISLIDEPCRSTHLAAMGIAKKSGCFLSYDPNLRLPLWPSEEAARKGIMSIWDQADFIKISEDEIRFLTGGDDPDDDNVVLNKLFHPNLKLLVVTEGSEGCRYFTKEFKGRVAGVKVKPVDTTGAGDAFVSGILDSLASDLNIIQDEKRLREALLFANATGALTVTERGAIPALPTKEAVLQFLQKLNA